A window of Hippoglossus stenolepis isolate QCI-W04-F060 chromosome 16, HSTE1.2, whole genome shotgun sequence contains these coding sequences:
- the ep300b gene encoding histone acetyltransferase p300 isoform X3 gives MADNVLESGPPSAKRPKLSSPALSVSASDGNDFGSFFDLEHDLPDELISSSDLGLTNGGDASQLHTTLGGIGLGGQDAAAKHKQLSELLRAGAPAQQGGPTSNSTAPGASMGMMGGVSVSPGGPQAMPPQGQQQQPGLMQQVGMVGGMAAHNRAASMMGNQKGNTGQQGLMGGQVMNGSPRMGYPGNAGMGNSSNLLAETLQQGPMGPGGQAGMRPQQPGALNKMNMMANAGPYGGPYGQSAGQGLPGAGLGPQLQNKTGLPNNMANQFNMDKKGPPGQGMPGMPSQQQQPGAVGGVSVGGAAAAVGGPQVGLNVVGAGPGTAPPTADPEKRKLIQQQLVLLLHAHKCQRREQANGEVRQCNLPHCRTMKNVLNHMTHCQAGKSCQVAHCASSRQIISHWKNCTRHDCPVCLPLKNAGDKRNQQSLLNSAGVGLVNSLGSGVPGGQSNTPNLNPPNQIDPSSIERAYAALGLTYQGNQMPQQQSTNMPNQGLQGQPGMRTLNTMGANSMGVNGGVQSPNQQSTLLPDAMLHNNMNVQSLMNDSLGSLGSMPTATPPSAAGMRKSWHEDITQDLRNHLVHKLSVQAIFPTPDPAALKDRRMENLVAYARKVEGDMYESANSRAEYYHLLAEKIYKIQKELEEKRKTRLQKQGMMPGQPGIGSPGLPQGPPSMGQPPMLPGQPPNGPHIDPSMVRPAGPNQMVNRMQNPAGMNQFGQMGMQSMGQRSTPPLPLGSPMNQMGMGAARMGQPNATQLQNQYLPQGQFPGSSPGLGSGPSGMNQPGPQTTVPQNQMSTPPSLPVSSPAPQSASSAPGSGAPGGSMGPGSATGAGSLPSLPQSSTPTQSNSYPHCPSIRTNSPSPARSLTPQPHQTPPTLPGSQTPQPHTPSTPQLPPPQHPQQQQQQQQQQQQQQQTLQQQQQQQQQQPPSAQSVNSEKAGQHPQKTLGGVASSGPQASQASSVPNQNAHVPPQLPKTPLSAKPSLTGDCQVSSPASVNSSTDASSQPAPSDGPAASQEEVKMEVKKQEEEEDEGTDSQGEGKGKMGKGQADVKTEEKPEIKKEKLSSDGCKGEPMDTSSFSTSSSVTTGEDKKPEVKKEPKEEDEGSASSTSSPASAQCKKKIFKPEELRQALMPTLEALYRQDPESLPFRQPVDPQLLGIPVRIRTSNKTNLDYFDIVKNPMDLSTIKRKLDTGQYQEPWQYVDDIWLMFNNAWLYNRKTSRVYKYCSKLAEVFESEIDPVMQGLGYCCGRKFEFSPQTLCCYGKQLCTIQRDAAYFSYQNSSPKYGLLADRYHFCEKCFNEIQGETVSLGDDPSQPQTLTFKPLNTENFFGVIKDRRNIKADRQMSINKEQFQRKKNDTLDPELLVECIDCGRKMHQICVLHHDTIWPLGFTCDSCLKKANKTRKENKYAARRLPQTKLGGYLESRVNDYLKRHGQPESGDITIRVVHVSDKVVEVKPGMKSRFVDSGEMSESFPYRMKALFAFEDIDGADVCFFGMHVQEYGSDCPPPNQRRVYISYLDSVHFFKPRHLRTAVYHEILLGYLEYVKRQGYTTGHIWACPPSEGDDYIFHCHPMDQKIPKPKRLQEWYRKMLDKAVAERIVHDYKDVFKQATEDRLTSAKELPYFEGDFWPNVLEESIKELEQEEEERKREENSTSNESIDATKGDSKNAKKKNNKKTSKNKSSLSRANKKKPGMPNVSNDLSQKLYATMEKHKEVFFVIRLIAGPTANSLPAITDVDPLMACDLMDGRDAFLTLARDKHLEFSSLRRSLWSSMCMLVELHNQSQDRFVYTCNECKHHVETRYHCTVCEDYDLCITCYNIKGHEHKMDKLGLGLDDDSNNASAAATQSPGDSRRLSIQRCIQSLVHACQCRNANCSLPSCQKMKRVVQHTKGCKRKTNGGCPICKQLIALCCYHAKHCQENKCPVPFCLNIKQKLRQQQLQHRLQQAQMLRRRMASMQRVGQAAVGPPGGPVVGLPSPGNNGTTAPSTPTSVGTQPPTPQTPTQTMPPVPQQGMGPGPGVQQQQQQPGGMPSQSGMPPQHPHHQFPQMSPQHQQQMLQVQQQQQQQQQQQQQQQQQHQQQQLQLQQQQQLQQQQQHSGAGTNPQQLQQHPNNLPPYASRPPGSSPIHQSQGKPVLRSATPPQLQPGGTVMAGSVGGQQPPNQAQPPLSQQHPSGPPPAAVEIAMKIQQVADAQRKMALQRQAAQAAAGLMPPHPHHQQGQGQQISMGHPGAVGMVGPQGMPQQSAAVAAARAHMEQQQSAQPGMMVGAGGPMQQSPQQVNLPQGQLPPQVQLQQQRMGAPLQNPQQQQQQWAGQGMPPQQRQAMMNQMGHPAMMAAQQQQLQQQQQQQQQQQQQQQQQQQQQQQQQQQHQQAQGHAALINMAQQQQQQGAGVPGGAVPGATGVPGAIAAGGNIPQAALQDLLRTLRSPSSPIQQQQVLNILRSNPQLMAAFIKQRASKYKGVPGAPGGPGGPGAMPGGPGPTGGPVGNAMAGGGPQVNMNSAGSGQPGMHMASQGGTNVNMATMAQLQQQQQLQQQQQQQQLQQQQLQQLQQQQQLQQQQQLQQQQQLQQQQQLQQQQQRPMLSSLQQQQVAALQQQQQQQQQQQQQQQQQQQQQQQQQQQQQQQQQQGGVRPMQGQGPMGNLNTTQFREMLMRRHLQQQQQQQQQQQQQQMGVNHGQFQQPQPPQGQSYMGQPGMQPPTVGQGQAGGPPHGPQQPGGPPGQQGQGYPGSVAQQQATAALQHRIQHQHNLQMQQQNAMAGLPGGDAGPGVGGPQQPSQGPQPTQGGPPPPSSQALLQQALHQRLLQQQQQQQQHLGPGGSPAQHSNPMSPQQPQQMAQSPHLQGQTHPTSLANQVRSPQPSPRPQSQPPHSSPSPRMQPQPSPHHISPQMQTGSPHPGHLNQHHPGMGVPPQQQPTTQQQQQNSMEQFGSDQSAMLSQLSSMASLHGPGGNSQDPLGQNMNHNPLDIM, from the exons ATGGCCGATAATGTCCTGGAGTCCGGCCCGCCTTCAGCTAAGAGGCCCAAGCTGTCCTCTCCGGCTCTCTCCGTGTCTGCCAGTGATGGAAATG ATTTTGGTTCATTCTTTGACCTGGAGCACGACCTCCCAGATGAGCTAATCAGCTCGTCGGACCTGGGTCTGACCAACGGAGGGGATGCCAGCCAACTCCATACCACTCTCGGAGGTATTGGTTTGGGAGGCCAGGATGCAGCtgccaaacacaaacagctgtctGAACTCTTGCGAGCTGGAGCCCCAGCACAGCAGGGTGGCCCTACTTCCAACAGCACAGCACCTGGGGCTTCCATGGGGATGATGGGGGGCGTCAGCGTTTCCCCGGGTGGACCTCAAGCCATGCCCCCCCAgggccagcagcagcaacctGGATTAATGCAGCAGGTTGGGATGGTTGGAGGGATGGCAGCTCACAATCGAGCAGCTTCCATGATGGGTAACCAGAAGGGTAACACTGGACAGCAGGGGCTGATGGGGGGGCAGGTGATGAATGGCTCGCCGAGAATGGGTTACCCTGGCAATGCAGGCATGGGTAACAGTAGTAACCTGTTGGCGGAAACCCTGCAGCAGGGGCCAATGGGACCAGGGGGTCAAGCAGGGATGAGACCACAGCAGCCTGGAGCACTGAACAAG ATGAATATGATGGCCAATGCGGGCCCCTATGGTGGTCCGTACGGCCAATCTGCTGGCCAGGGGCTGCCTGGAGCAGGGCTGGGCCCGCAGCTCCAGAATAAGACAGGCCTGCCCAACAATATGGCCAATCAGTTCAACATGGACAAGAAGGGGCCACCGGGTCAAGGCATGCCTGGGATG ccctctcagcagcagcaacctGGAGCGGTTGGCGGCGTGTCTGtcggtggagcagcagcagcagtggggggGCCGCAGGTTGGGCTCAATGTTGTAGGGGCAGGTCCCGGCACAGCGCCGCCTACTGCAGACCCTGAGAAGCGGAAGCTAATTCAACAGCAGCTGGTGCTCTTGCTCCACGCGCACAAGTGCCAGCGGAGGGAGCAAGCCAACGGCGAAGTGCGACAGTGCAACCTGCCGCACTGCCGCACCATGAAGAATGTGCTGAACCACATGACTCATTGCCAGGCTGGCAAGTCCTGCCAGG tggCACACTGTGCCTCATCCAGACAGATAATCTCTCATTGGAAGAATTGCACACGACATGACTGTCCTGTATGCCTGCCACTGAAAAACGCTGGAGACAAGAGGAACCAGCAGT CGCTCCTCAACAGTGCAGGGGTGGGTTTGGTGAACTCTTTAGGGTCAGGGGTGCCAGGTGGACAGTCCAACACGCCCAATCTGAACCCCCCAAACCAGATTGATCCCAGCTCCATAGAGAGGGCCTACGCTGCGCTGGGTCTCACTTACCAGGGAAACCAGATGCCGCAGCAACAATCGACCAACATGCCAAACCAAGGGCTGCAGGGGCAGCCTGGAATGAGGACTCTAAACACCATGG GAGCAAACTCTATGGGAGTGAATGGTGGAGTGCAGTCCCCCAACCAGCAGTCTACACTACTGCCAGACGCCATGTTGCACAACAACATGAATGTACAGAG TTTGATGAATGATAGTTTGGGGAGCCTGGGATCCATGCCCACAGCAACTCCTCCTTCTGCTGCAGGCATGAGGAAGTCCTGGCATGAGGACATCACACAGGACCTCCGTAACCACCTAGTCCACAAACT CAGTGTACAGGCCATCTTCCCTACTCCCGACCCCGCTGCACTGAAGGATCGGCGGATGGAAAATCTCGTGGCTTACGCTCGAAAAGTAGAGGGTGACATGTACGAGTCAGCTAACAGTAGG GCGGAGTACTACCACCTGCTGGCAGAGAAGATCTACAAGATCCaaaaggagctggaggagaagaggaagacgcGGCTCCAGAAGCAGGGCATGATGCCCGGCCAACCTGGAATAGGCTCCCCAGGCCTCCCACAGGGGCCTCCAAGCATGGGACAGCCGCCCATGCTCCCGGGGCAACCCCCAA ATGGTCCTCACATCGATCCGTCCATGGTCCGACCAGCAGGACCCAACCAGATGGTCAACAGGATGCAGAACCCAGCAG GAATGAACCAGTTTGGTCAGATGGGGATGCAGTCGATGGGTCAGAGGTCgacccctcctcttcctcttggtTCTCCAATGAACCAG ATGGGTATGGGTGCAGCAAGAATGGGCCAGCCCAATGCCACACAGTTACAGAACCAGTACCTCCCCCAAGGCCAGTTTCCAGGGTCCAGTCCTGGACTTGGTTCTGGTCCTAGTGGCATGAACCAGCCCGGGCCACAGACTACAGTGCCACAG AACCAGATGTCAACGCCGCCTTCCCTCCCAGTCAGTAGTCCTGCACCACAGTCTGCCTCTTCTGCTCCGGGCTCTGGGGCCCCTGGAGGCTCCATGGGGCCTGGTAGTGCCACCGGTGCTGGGTCTCTACCCAGCTTGCCTCAATCCTCCACCCCCACCCAGTCCAACTCCTACCCGCACTGCCCGTCCATCCGAACAAACTCGCCGTCACCAGCTCGCAGCTTAACGCCTCAACCTCATCAAACACCCCCCACGTTACCTGGTTCTCAAACACCACAGCCACACACTCCGAGCACACCTCAGCTACCACCTCCACAGcacccacaacaacaacaacaacaacaacaacagcaacaacaacagcaacaaactttacagcagcagcagcagcagcagcagcagcagccaccatCAGCACAGTCAGTGAATTCTGAGAAGGCCGGTCAGCATCCACAGAAGACGCTTGGGGGTGTGGCTTCCTCGGGCCCCCAAGCAAGTCAGGCTTCTTCAGTGCCCAACCAGAATGCTCATGTGCCACCACAGCTGCCCAAGACCCCA CTATCTGCGAAGCCTTCTCTGACAGGAGATTGTCAGGTGTCCTCCCCAGCCTCGGTCAACAGCAGCACTGATGCCAGCTCCCAGCCAGCTCCATCAGATGGCCCTGCTGCCAGCCAGGAAGAAGTTAAAATGGAGgtgaagaagcaggaggaagaggaagatgaagggacTGACTCACAAGGAGAGGGCAAAGGGAAGATGGGAAAGGGTCAGGCTGACgtgaagacagaggagaaacctGAA ataaagaaagagaagctcTCGTCGGATGGGTGTAAAGGCGAGCCCATGGATACATCTTCGTTCTCGACGTCATCGTCGGTAACAACAGGTGAAGACAAGAAGCCGGAGGTGAAGAAAGAGCccaaagaggaagatgaggggtCAGCATCCAGTACCAGCTCCCCAGCCAGCGCTCAGTGCAAGAAGAAGA tCTTTAAGCCGGAGGAGCTGCGTCAGGCTCTGATGCCCACGCTGGAAGCTTTGTACCGGCAGGACCCTGAGTCTTTGCCCTTCCGTCAACCGGTGGACCCCCAGTTACTGGGAATACCCGTACGTATTCGAACTAGTAACAAAACTAACCTG GACTACTTTGATATTGTGAAGAACCCCATGGACCTGTCAACCATCAAGAGGAAGCTGGACACGGGACAATACCAGGAGCCGTGGCAATATGTCGACGATATCTGGCTGATGTTCAACAACGCCTGGCTCTACAACCGCAAGACGTCACGTGTATACAAGTACTGCTCCAAGCTGGCTGAGGTGTTTGAGTCGGAGATCGACCCGGTCATGCAGGGCCTGGGATACTGTTGTGGGAGGAAG TTTGAGTTTTCCCCTCAAACTCTATGCTGCTACGGAAAACAATTATGCACCATCCAACGTGATGCTGCGTACTTTAGCTACCAGAACAG TTCACCAAAATATGGGCTTCTTGCTGACAGGTACCACTTCTGTGAGAAGTGTTTCAACGAAATCCAGGGCGAGACCGTTTCCCTGGGGGACGACCCCTCGCAGCCTCAGAC GTTGACATTTAAGCctttaaatacagaaaacttTTTTGGAGTcataaaagacagaagaaacaTTAAAGCAGATCGGCAGAT GTCTATCAACAAAGAGCAGTTCCAACGAAAGAAGAACGACACACTTGATCCCGAGTT gCTTGTGGAATGTATTGACTGCGGTCGTAAAATGCACCAGATCTGTGTCCTGCATCATGACACCATATGGCCTTTAGG CTTCACatgtgacagctgcctcaaaaAGGCGAACAAGACACGGAAAGAGAACAAATACGCAGCTAGAA GACTTCCGCAGACCAAGCTGGGGGGTTATTTGGAGTCGCGTGTGAACGACTACCTCAAGCGACATGGCCAACCCGAATCTGGCGATATCACCATCCGAGTCGTCCACGTCTCGGACAAGGTGGTCGAGGTCAAGCCAGGCATGAAGTCCAG gtTTGTGGACAGTGGAGAAATGTCGGAGTCCTTCCCCTACAGGATGAAAGCCTTGTTTGCATTTGAGGACATCGACGGcgcagatgtgtgttttttcggCATGCACGTCCAAGAGTACGGCTCAGACTGCCCGCCTCCCAATCAGAGACGAGTGTACATCTCTTACCTGGACAGCGTGCACTTCTTCAAACCTCGACACCTCAGGACGGCTGTCTACCATGAGATCCTGCTGGGCTACCTGGAGTATGTCAAGAGGCAGGG GTATACAACGGGTCATATCTGGGCCTGTCCACCCAGTGAAGGGGATGATTACATCTTTCACTGCCATCCAATGGACCAGAAGATCCCCAAGCCAAAACGCCTGCAGGAGTGGTACAGGAAGATGCTGGACAAGGCTGTGGCTGAGCGCATTGTCCATGATTACAAG GACGTGTTCAAGCAAGCAACAGAGGACCGGCTGACCAGCGCCAAGGAGCTGCCATATTTTGAGGGCGACTTCTGGCCAAACGTGCTGGAGGAGAGCAtcaaggagctggagcaggaggaagaggagaggaagcgaGAGGAGAACAGCACCTCCAATGAGAGCATAGAT GCCACAAAAGGAGACAGCAAGAATGCCAAAAAGAAGAACAATAAAAAGACGAGCAAGAACAAGAGCAGCTTGAGCCGAGCCAACAAGAAGAAACCGGGGATGCCCAACGTTTCCAATGACCTTTCTCAGAAACTCTACGCTACCATGGAGAAACATAAGGAG GTCTTCTTTGTCATCCGCCTCATTGCCGGACCCACAGCCAACTCCCTGCCCGCCATCACTGACGTGGACCCGCTGATGGCCTGTGACCTGATGGACGGCCGCGACGCCTTCCTGACTCTGGCCAGGGACAAGCACCTGGAGTTCAGCTCTCTGAGGAGGTCCCTGTGGAGCTCCATGTGTATGTTGGTGGAGCTGCACAACCAGAGCCAGGACCGCTTCGTTTACACTTGCAATGAGTGTAAACATCACGTGGAGACACGCTACCACTGCACCGTCTGCGAG GACTATGACTTGTGCATCACCTGCTACAACATTAAAGGTCATGAGCACAAGATGGATAAACTGGGTCTGGGGCTGGACGACGACAGCAACAACGCGTCAGCAGCAGCTACTCAGAGCCCTGGAGACTCCCGTCGTCTAAGCATCCAGAGATGTATTCAGTCGCTGGTCCATGCGTGCCAGTGCCGCAACGCCAACTGCTCTCTGCCGTCCTGCCAGAAGATGAAGCGCGTTGTTCAGCACACAAAAGGCTGCAAGCGCAAGACGAATGGTGGCTGCCCCATCTGCAAGCAGCTCATTGCTCTGTGCTGCTACCATGCTAAACACTGTCAAGAGAACAAATGTCCAGTCCCGTTCTGTCTGAACATCAAGCAAAAGCtgcggcagcagcagctacagcacaGGCTCCAGCAGGCGCAAATGTTAAGGAGAAGAATGGCCAGCATGCAGAGGGTGGGGCAGGCCGCTGTTGGGCCACCCGGAGGGCCTGTGGTCGGACTTCCATCACCAGGAAACAATGGTACCACAGCACCAAGTACCCCAACGTCTGTAGGAACCCAGCCCCCAACCCCCCAGACACCAACTCAGACCATGCCTCCAGTCCCGCAGCAGGGAATGGGTCCAGGACCtggagtccagcagcagcaacagcagccagGTGGGATGCCCTCACAAAGTGGCATGCCTCCTCAGCACCCCCACCACCAGTTTCCGCAGATGTCTCCccaacatcagcagcagatgcttcaagtccagcagcagcagcagcagcaacaacaacaacagcagcagcagcagcaacagcatcaacaacagcagctgcagctgcagcagcagcagcagctgcagcagcagcagcagcacagtggagCAGGGACCAACCCTCAACAACTCCAACAGCACCCGAACAATTTGCCTCCATATGCCAGCAGACCTCCAGGCTCCTCCCCAATCCACCAGTCCCAGGGCAAACCAGTTCTTCGGTCTGCAACACCTCCCCAGCTGCAGCCTGGTGGCACTGTCATGGCTGGAAGTGTTGGGGGCCAGCAACCTCCTAACCAGGCCCAGCCTCCCCTTTCACAGCAGCATCCTTCTGGCCCTCCACCGGCAGCAGTAGAAATCGCCATGAAGATCCAACAGGTAGCTGATGCTCAGAGAAAGATGGCTCTGCAACGACAAGCCGCCCAGGCAGCTGCAGGCTTGATGCCTCCTCACCCGCACCATCAACAGGGTCAAGGTCAACAGATAAGCATGGGACACCCAGGGGCAGTTGGGATGGTTGGACCTCAGGGCATGCCACAACAGTCGGCAGCAGTGGCAGCTGCTCGTGCCCACATGGAACAGCAACAAAGTGCTCAACCGGGCATGATGGTCGGTGCTGGGGGGCCCATGCAGCAAAGCCCTCAGCAGGTAAACCTTCCCCAGGGCCAGCTCCCCCCTCAGgtgcagcttcagcagcagaggatggGTGCACCACTTCAAAACcctcaacagcagcaacagcagtggGCAGGCCAGGGGATGCCACCCCAGCAGAGACAAGCTATGATGAACCAAATGGGCCATCCAGCCATGAtggcagctcagcagcagcaacttcaacagcagcagcagcaacaacagcagcagcagcagcagcagcagcagcagcagcagcagcagcagcaacagcagcagcagcaccaacaAGCTCAGGGCCATGCTGCCTTGATAAACatggcgcagcagcagcagcagcaaggtgCTGGTGTCCCAGGGGGGGCTGTCCCTGGAGCTACTGGTGTCCCAGGAGCTATTGCTGCTGGTGGGAACATCCCCCAGGCTGCCCTCCAAGACCTGTTACGGACTCTCCGCTCGCCTAGCTCACCgatccagcagcagcaagtcCTCAACATCTTGAGGTCTAATCCACAGCTCATGGCTGCTTTTATTAAGCAGAGGGCTTCAAAATACAAGGGGGTGCCGGGGGCTCCAGGTGGACCGGGTGGACCGGGTGCCATGCCGGGAGGTCCTGGTCCCACAGGAGGTCCTGTTGGTAATGCCATGGCAGGAGGGGGACCACAGGTGAACATGAATTCTGCAGGTTCCGGCCAGCCTGGGATGCATATGGCAAGTCAGGGAGGGACGAATGTCAACATGGCCACTATGGcccagctacagcagcagcaacagctgcagcagcagcagcagcaacagcagcttcagcagcagcagttacaacagttacaacagcaacaacagttacaacagcaacaacagttgcaacagcaacaacagttgcaacagcagcaacagttacaacagcagcagcagaggccaaTGCTCAGTAGTTTACAGCAACAACAAGTGGCagctctccagcagcagcagcagcagcaacagcagcagcaacagcaacaacaacagcagcagcaacaacaacagcagcagcaacagcagcagcaacagcagcagcagcaaggggGAGTAAGGCCTATGCAAGGCCAGGGCCCAATGGGAAATCTCAACACTACCCAGTTTAGAGAGATGCTCATGAGGCGgcatctccagcagcagcagcaacaacagcagcagcagcagcaacaacaaatggGAGTAAATCACGGTCAGTTCCAGCAGCCACAACCACCACAGGGGCAAAGCTACATGGGACAGCCTGGGATGCAGCCTCCAACAGTGGGACAGGGCCAGGCTGGAGGTCCTCCTCATGGCCCCCAGCAGCCTGGTGGTCCCCCAGGCCAGCAGGGGCAAGGTTACCCAGGATCGGTGGCCCAGCAGCAAGCTACAGCTGCTCTGCAGCATAGGATCCAGCACCAGCACAACCtccagatgcagcagcagaatgCCATGGCTGGTCTGCCAGGGGGCGATGCAGGGCCAGGTGTGGGAGGTCCTCAGCAGCCATCTCAAGGCCCTCAGCCCACTCAAGGTGGCCCCCCACCTCCATCTTCTCAAGCCCTGCTACAACAGGCCCTCCACCAGAGactgctccagcagcagcagcagcagcaacagcatctGGGCCCCGGCGGGTCACCGGCCCAGCACAGCAATCCCATGAGTCcccagcagccgcagcagatGGCCCAGTCCCCACACCTGCAGGGCCAGACACATCCCACATCGCTGGCTAACCAGGTGCGATCTCCACAGCCCTCTCCCAGACCGCAGTCCCAGCCGCCGCACTCCAGCCCGTCCCCGCGCATGCAGCCCCAGCCCTCCCCACATCACATCTCCCCTCAGATGCAGACGGGTTCACCACACCCAGGCCATCTGAACCAGCACCACCCAGGCATGGGGGTCCCTCCACAACAACAGCCAACAAcccaacagcagc